From Halobacterium sp. R2-5, the proteins below share one genomic window:
- a CDS encoding CPBP family intramembrane glutamic endopeptidase, with amino-acid sequence MAYWVAFAAFALLVAAGLVALTRASAGVLGEAADEVPARELLLQTALSQALAGAVLVAAVWLAEVPVASLGAAVSPELAGVGVAAGLALAACNEGAMRVLDAAGLGYDDELREALTPENTVEWLVLLFVALPIVAGFEELLFRGVLVGAFSVGFGVSPWLLAAASSAVFGAAHTAQGATGVVVTTLLGFALAAAYVLTGSLLAAFVAHYVVNAAEFAVHAR; translated from the coding sequence ATGGCGTACTGGGTCGCGTTCGCGGCGTTCGCGCTGCTCGTGGCGGCCGGGCTCGTGGCGCTCACGCGGGCGTCGGCGGGTGTGCTCGGCGAGGCCGCCGACGAGGTCCCCGCTCGCGAACTCCTGTTGCAGACGGCGCTCTCGCAGGCGCTCGCGGGAGCGGTGCTCGTCGCCGCCGTCTGGCTGGCGGAGGTGCCCGTGGCCTCGCTCGGCGCTGCGGTGTCCCCCGAACTCGCCGGGGTCGGCGTCGCCGCGGGGCTCGCGCTCGCGGCGTGCAACGAGGGCGCGATGCGCGTGCTCGACGCCGCGGGACTGGGCTACGACGACGAACTCCGCGAGGCGCTGACGCCCGAGAACACTGTGGAGTGGTTAGTGTTGCTCTTCGTCGCGTTGCCTATCGTCGCGGGGTTCGAGGAGCTACTGTTCCGCGGGGTTCTCGTGGGCGCATTCTCTGTGGGGTTCGGCGTCTCTCCGTGGCTGCTGGCGGCCGCGTCGAGCGCGGTGTTCGGCGCGGCGCACACCGCACAGGGCGCGACCGGCGTCGTCGTCACGACGCTGCTCGGGTTCGCGCTCGCCGCGGCGTACGTCCTCACTGGCAGCCTGCTCGCGGCGTTCGTCGCGCACTACGTCGTGAACGCCGCGGAGTTCGCGGTCCACGCGCGCTAG
- a CDS encoding MGMT family protein, with protein MPAAGIYARDSSYLDRAVQLGVAGDRVISVSFPETAPTDADPDHPLLDRVDDYFDGAEDDFDDVEVGLTMPTKHREVLEAVRNIPYGERVTVKRVLSMVPDVDPEDSDARETARTALAENPVPLFVPDHRVRDGPSGAPPEVVDRLRALES; from the coding sequence ATGCCCGCGGCCGGAATCTACGCGCGAGACTCGTCGTACCTCGACAGGGCGGTCCAGCTCGGCGTCGCCGGCGACCGCGTCATCAGCGTCTCCTTCCCGGAGACGGCGCCCACCGACGCCGACCCGGACCACCCGCTACTCGACCGCGTCGACGACTACTTCGACGGCGCCGAGGACGACTTCGACGACGTCGAAGTCGGCCTGACGATGCCGACGAAACACCGCGAAGTCCTCGAAGCCGTCCGGAACATTCCCTACGGCGAGCGCGTCACCGTCAAGCGCGTCCTCTCGATGGTCCCCGACGTCGATCCCGAGGACAGCGACGCCCGCGAGACCGCGCGCACGGCGCTCGCGGAGAACCCCGTGCCGCTGTTCGTCCCCGACCACCGCGTCCGCGACGGCCCGAGCGGCGCGCCCCCCGAAGTCGTCGACCGGCTGCGCGCGCTCGAATCCTAG
- the trpC gene encoding indole-3-glycerol phosphate synthase gives MNESDGLAPAVQSILDAARERAPDGERVSVSPRSLPDALAAAEADGRVPTIAEVKPTSPTTDGEREDDPVALAEQMVAGGAAALSVLTEPEHFGGSPENLRAIRDAVDVPVLRKDFLLREAQLDAVEADVVLLIARFLGDDLEPMLDAARERGFQALVEVHDRAELAKAVEAGADIVGVNNRDLAKLEVDLSTFEAVAPHVPADVTLLAESGVSTPADARRMREAGADGLLVGSAIMDGDVTENTRTLVNA, from the coding sequence ATGAACGAGAGTGACGGGCTCGCGCCGGCGGTGCAGTCCATCCTCGACGCGGCCCGCGAGCGAGCGCCGGACGGCGAGCGGGTGTCGGTCAGCCCGCGGTCGCTGCCGGACGCGCTCGCGGCCGCCGAGGCGGACGGGCGCGTGCCCACGATCGCGGAAGTGAAACCGACCAGTCCCACCACGGACGGCGAGCGCGAGGACGACCCGGTCGCGCTCGCCGAGCAGATGGTCGCGGGCGGCGCGGCCGCGCTCTCCGTGCTCACGGAGCCCGAGCACTTCGGCGGCAGCCCCGAGAACCTGCGCGCGATTCGGGACGCCGTCGACGTGCCCGTGCTCCGGAAGGACTTCCTCCTACGAGAGGCGCAACTGGACGCCGTCGAGGCCGACGTCGTCCTGCTCATCGCGCGCTTCCTCGGCGACGACCTCGAACCGATGCTCGACGCGGCCCGCGAGCGCGGCTTCCAGGCGCTCGTGGAGGTCCACGACCGCGCGGAACTCGCGAAGGCGGTCGAGGCGGGCGCGGACATCGTCGGCGTGAACAACCGCGACCTCGCGAAACTGGAGGTCGACCTCTCGACGTTCGAGGCAGTGGCTCCCCACGTCCCGGCGGACGTGACGCTGCTCGCGGAGAGCGGCGTGAGCACGCCCGCGGACGCCCGCCGGATGCGCGAGGCGGGCGCGGACGGCCTGCTGGTCGGAAGCGCCATCATGGACGGGGACGTGACCGAGAACACACGGACACTGGTGAACGCATGA
- the trpB gene encoding tryptophan synthase subunit beta, with product MSGNRERTTGAQETRAGKFGAYGGQYVPEVLMPAVEELADAYERYVLDNEDGFVDDFRSRIEEFGGRPTPLSHAENLSERYGFDVYLKREDLLHGGAHKLNNALGQVLLAKYMGKERIVAETGAGQHGTATAMACAYLDMPCEIYMGRTDVNRQRPNVFRMRIHDAEVNPVDVGAGTLKEAINETMRDWATNVEDTHYVIGSVVGPHPFPAMVRDFQSVISEELREQSRERLGRLPEAVLACAGGGSNTMGAFSAFAGSAELPGAPEGTHEPAPDVDLVAVEAGGSSLGVDAEEGYAPNSASLSTGTEGVLHGARTKLLQTEEGQIVESHSVSAGLDYAGVGPELAALVDEGRVTPVNVDDDAALEAFHRLSREEGIIPALESSHAVAYLEEYDGDGPVVVNVSGRGDKDLDTVIEESAARDIDGAPTMEVFEE from the coding sequence ATGAGTGGAAACCGAGAGCGGACGACGGGCGCACAGGAGACGCGGGCCGGGAAGTTCGGGGCGTACGGCGGCCAGTACGTCCCCGAGGTCCTGATGCCGGCGGTCGAGGAACTCGCGGACGCCTACGAGCGATACGTCCTCGACAACGAGGACGGGTTCGTGGACGACTTCCGGTCGCGCATCGAGGAGTTCGGCGGGCGGCCGACGCCGCTGAGCCACGCGGAGAACCTCTCGGAGCGCTACGGGTTCGACGTCTACCTCAAGCGCGAGGACCTCCTGCACGGCGGCGCGCACAAGCTCAACAACGCGCTCGGGCAGGTGCTGCTCGCGAAGTACATGGGCAAGGAGCGCATCGTCGCCGAGACCGGCGCGGGCCAGCACGGCACCGCGACGGCGATGGCCTGTGCGTACCTCGACATGCCCTGCGAGATCTACATGGGTCGCACGGACGTGAACCGCCAGCGCCCGAACGTCTTCCGGATGCGCATCCACGACGCCGAAGTCAACCCCGTCGACGTCGGCGCGGGCACCCTCAAGGAGGCCATCAACGAGACGATGCGCGACTGGGCGACGAACGTCGAGGACACCCACTACGTCATCGGTTCCGTTGTGGGGCCCCACCCGTTCCCGGCGATGGTCCGGGACTTCCAGTCGGTCATCAGCGAGGAGCTCCGCGAGCAGTCCCGCGAGCGGCTCGGCCGGCTCCCGGAGGCCGTGCTGGCGTGCGCGGGCGGCGGGTCGAACACGATGGGCGCGTTCTCGGCGTTCGCGGGGAGCGCCGAACTTCCGGGTGCGCCCGAGGGCACCCACGAGCCCGCGCCGGACGTCGACCTCGTCGCCGTCGAAGCGGGCGGCTCCAGTCTCGGCGTGGACGCCGAGGAGGGGTACGCGCCGAACTCCGCGAGCCTCTCGACGGGGACGGAGGGCGTGCTCCACGGCGCGCGCACGAAGCTCCTCCAGACCGAGGAGGGCCAGATCGTGGAGTCGCACTCTGTGAGCGCGGGCCTCGACTACGCGGGCGTCGGCCCGGAGCTCGCCGCGCTCGTCGACGAGGGCCGCGTGACGCCTGTGAACGTCGACGACGACGCCGCGCTCGAAGCGTTCCACCGGCTCTCCCGCGAGGAGGGTATCATCCCCGCACTGGAGTCCAGCCACGCCGTCGCCTACCTCGAGGAGTACGACGGCGACGGCCCCGTGGTCGTGAACGTCTCCGGACGCGGCGACAAGGACCTCGACACGGTCATCGAGGAGTCCGCCGCGCGCGACATCGACGGCGCGCCCACGATGGAGGTGTTCGAGGAGTGA
- the trpA gene encoding tryptophan synthase subunit alpha has product MTRSEVRAAFEDGPALVSYVAAGDPSAEATKEYVEALVEGGSDVIELGLPFSEPVAEGTTIQNAIKRALDAGMTPDAYLDLVRELDAEVPVVCMTYYNLIYQYGSEPGPEEFVEAAAEAGISGFVVPDLPVDESGPMYEACREHGLDLVFIVAPTTTPERLERMLDRTTGFVYVQGRLGTTGARDEVSDDTPEALERLRDADVPKAVGFGISSGEQAREVVASGADGVIVGSAYVDIIADGVENDQPTGAVADDLEALAAELKAGARKGLPEPERK; this is encoded by the coding sequence GTGACCCGCAGCGAGGTCCGCGCCGCGTTCGAGGACGGCCCCGCGCTCGTCTCGTACGTCGCCGCGGGCGACCCGAGCGCCGAAGCCACGAAGGAGTACGTCGAAGCGCTCGTCGAGGGCGGCAGCGACGTTATCGAACTCGGCCTGCCGTTCTCGGAGCCGGTCGCCGAGGGCACCACGATTCAGAACGCCATCAAGCGCGCGCTCGACGCCGGGATGACGCCGGACGCCTACCTCGACCTCGTCCGGGAGTTGGACGCCGAGGTGCCCGTCGTCTGTATGACGTACTACAACCTCATCTACCAGTACGGCAGCGAGCCCGGCCCCGAGGAGTTCGTCGAGGCCGCCGCGGAGGCGGGCATCTCCGGGTTCGTCGTGCCGGACCTCCCCGTCGACGAGTCCGGGCCGATGTACGAGGCGTGCCGCGAGCACGGCCTCGACCTGGTATTCATCGTGGCGCCGACGACGACCCCCGAGCGCCTCGAACGCATGCTCGACCGCACGACCGGGTTCGTCTACGTACAGGGACGGCTCGGCACGACGGGCGCCCGCGACGAGGTCAGCGACGATACGCCGGAAGCGCTCGAACGCCTCCGCGACGCGGACGTCCCGAAGGCCGTCGGCTTCGGCATCTCCTCGGGCGAGCAGGCCCGGGAGGTCGTCGCGAGCGGCGCCGACGGCGTCATCGTCGGCAGCGCGTACGTCGACATCATCGCCGACGGCGTCGAGAACGACCAGCCCACTGGGGCGGTCGCCGACGACCTCGAAGCGCTCGCCGCGGAGCTGAAGGCGGGGGCGCGGAAGGGACTGCCCGAACCGGAACGCAAATAG
- a CDS encoding 2-amino-3,7-dideoxy-D-threo-hept-6-ulosonate synthase, producing MASGKSARLDRISRDGKFVTIPMDHGITLGAVDGLVDIESTIDAVTSNGADAVLTQKGIAPRVHEHKNDAGYVVHLNASTSIGPDSNDKRLTGTVEEAVRAGADAVSFHINVGSDHEPDQITQLAEVADDAQHLGMPVLAMAYARGPGVDEHDAESLGHAVRLAEELGADVVKTAYSGSRESFERVTESTSKPVIIAGGSPAGDRQTLQDVRDAMDAGAAGVSTGRTVFQHDDPGAMASAIAAVVHDDAEPDEALRSAGLPIEA from the coding sequence ATGGCATCTGGGAAGTCAGCGCGACTCGACCGAATCAGCCGGGATGGGAAGTTCGTCACCATCCCCATGGACCACGGAATCACACTCGGCGCCGTCGACGGGCTCGTCGACATCGAGTCCACCATCGACGCCGTCACCAGCAACGGCGCGGACGCCGTGCTCACGCAGAAGGGCATCGCGCCGCGCGTCCACGAGCACAAGAACGACGCCGGCTACGTCGTCCACCTCAACGCCTCCACGTCTATCGGCCCGGACTCCAACGACAAGCGGCTGACGGGCACCGTCGAGGAGGCCGTACGTGCGGGCGCCGACGCCGTCTCCTTCCACATCAACGTCGGCAGCGACCACGAGCCCGACCAGATCACGCAGCTCGCGGAGGTCGCAGACGACGCCCAGCACCTCGGGATGCCCGTGCTCGCGATGGCGTACGCGCGCGGCCCGGGCGTCGACGAGCACGACGCCGAGAGCCTCGGGCACGCGGTACGGCTCGCCGAGGAGCTCGGCGCGGACGTCGTGAAGACCGCCTACTCGGGGAGCCGCGAGAGCTTCGAGCGCGTCACCGAGTCCACCAGCAAGCCCGTCATCATCGCGGGCGGCAGCCCCGCCGGTGACCGCCAGACCCTCCAGGACGTCCGCGACGCGATGGACGCGGGCGCGGCCGGCGTCTCCACCGGCCGCACCGTCTTCCAGCACGACGACCCCGGCGCGATGGCGTCCGCCATCGCCGCCGTCGTCCACGACGACGCCGAACCCGACGAGGCGCTCCGCAGCGCTGGCCTCCCGATCGAAGCCTGA
- a CDS encoding 3-dehydroquinate synthase II — protein sequence MTRSVWLKADDAVGDWETRKRRITAGLEAGVDWVLVDDEDVARVRELGSVNVAAFSTDDSDVIEEADGEDAAEPDAYVVGKDGEGDGTVDLPEDFSGSADLSAIRRGNADAAYVHILDERYEAFAEEAAQDAEHTVVVGEDWTIIPLENLIARIGEETTLVAGVESSKEAETAFETLDIGADAVLLDSDDPDEIRRTVEARDAAERERLDLSWATVTGVEEAGSADRVCVDTGSLMDDDEGMLVGSMSRGLFFVHAETAESPYVASRPFRVNAGAVHAYVRTPDGGTKYLAEVSSGDEVQVLDTDGHTRTAVVGRAKIEKRPMFRVEVETEDGDRIETLLQNAETIKVSTRDGRTAVTDLEAGDDVLVYLEEGGRHFGESIEERIIEK from the coding sequence ATGACACGGTCCGTCTGGCTGAAGGCCGACGACGCAGTCGGTGACTGGGAGACGCGGAAGCGACGCATCACCGCCGGCTTGGAGGCCGGCGTCGACTGGGTGCTCGTCGACGACGAGGACGTCGCGCGCGTCCGCGAACTCGGCTCCGTGAACGTCGCGGCGTTCAGCACCGACGACAGCGACGTCATCGAGGAAGCCGACGGCGAGGACGCCGCCGAACCGGACGCGTACGTCGTCGGGAAGGACGGCGAGGGCGACGGGACGGTCGACCTCCCCGAGGACTTCTCGGGGAGCGCGGACCTCTCCGCGATTCGCCGCGGGAACGCCGACGCCGCCTACGTTCACATCCTCGACGAGCGCTACGAGGCGTTCGCCGAGGAGGCCGCGCAGGACGCCGAGCACACGGTCGTCGTCGGCGAGGACTGGACCATCATCCCGCTGGAGAACCTCATCGCGCGCATCGGCGAGGAGACCACGCTCGTCGCGGGCGTCGAGTCCTCGAAGGAGGCCGAGACGGCCTTCGAGACGCTGGACATCGGCGCCGACGCGGTCCTGCTGGACAGCGACGACCCCGACGAGATCCGCCGCACGGTCGAGGCCCGGGACGCCGCCGAGCGCGAGCGCCTGGACCTCTCGTGGGCGACTGTCACCGGCGTCGAGGAGGCCGGGAGCGCCGACCGCGTCTGCGTCGACACCGGGAGCCTGATGGACGACGACGAGGGGATGCTCGTCGGCTCGATGAGCCGCGGGCTGTTCTTCGTGCACGCCGAGACCGCCGAGTCGCCGTACGTCGCCTCGCGGCCGTTCCGCGTGAACGCGGGCGCGGTCCACGCGTACGTCCGCACGCCCGACGGCGGCACGAAGTACCTCGCGGAGGTCTCCAGCGGCGACGAGGTGCAGGTCCTCGACACCGACGGCCACACGCGGACCGCCGTCGTCGGCCGCGCGAAGATCGAGAAGCGTCCGATGTTCCGCGTGGAGGTCGAGACCGAGGACGGAGACCGCATCGAGACACTGCTCCAGAACGCCGAGACGATCAAGGTCTCCACGCGCGACGGCCGCACCGCCGTCACCGACCTCGAAGCCGGCGACGACGTGCTCGTCTACCTCGAGGAGGGCGGCCGCCACTTCGGCGAGTCCATCGAGGAGCGAATCATCGAGAAGTAG
- a CDS encoding zinc ribbon domain-containing protein codes for MVNRRGIIAAVLGFVYPGLGHVYLRRWLRAVAWFVLALVTAALVVPEAAYQAFQTDGLGGLMEASESFGLNVTLSLLAVRVLNMVDAYLVAARESAAITERVPTPGDADVGNVRKAGDAGTCPECGKELDSDLDFCPWCTARLDRQTDDA; via the coding sequence GTGGTCAATCGACGCGGCATCATCGCGGCGGTACTCGGTTTCGTCTACCCCGGTCTCGGTCACGTCTACCTGCGACGCTGGCTGCGGGCGGTCGCGTGGTTCGTGCTCGCGCTCGTGACGGCCGCGCTCGTCGTCCCCGAAGCGGCGTACCAGGCGTTCCAGACGGACGGGCTCGGGGGCCTGATGGAGGCCAGCGAGAGCTTCGGGCTGAACGTGACGCTCAGCCTGCTGGCCGTGCGCGTGCTGAACATGGTCGACGCGTACCTCGTGGCGGCCCGCGAGTCCGCCGCGATCACGGAACGCGTTCCCACGCCGGGCGACGCCGACGTCGGGAACGTGCGAAAAGCCGGCGACGCCGGGACGTGCCCGGAGTGCGGGAAGGAACTCGACAGCGACCTCGACTTCTGTCCGTGGTGCACGGCGCGCCTCGACCGGCAGACCGACGACGCGTGA
- a CDS encoding type I 3-dehydroquinate dehydratase: protein MDFEEFVLAAPVSDLADEPAAREHADAVEFRMDLADDPLPALDDYDGDLPLIATNRAEWEGGEAGDDGRIDALAEAARTDGVDAIDVELAALTGEGGDGAEALAAARSQDTATIVSVHDFEGTPEMAAMAESLGEACSLGDVGKLAVTAEDRGDALDLLRVTHEFSAVDAPVATMAMGKAGQHTRAVAPLYGSRIGYAPVDPGNATAPGQYDAATLRTLVENLQ from the coding sequence ATGGACTTCGAGGAGTTCGTGCTCGCGGCGCCGGTCTCGGACCTCGCCGACGAGCCCGCCGCCCGCGAGCACGCCGACGCCGTCGAGTTCCGCATGGACCTCGCGGACGACCCGCTGCCCGCGCTCGACGACTACGACGGCGACCTACCGCTCATCGCGACGAACCGCGCGGAGTGGGAGGGCGGTGAGGCCGGCGACGACGGCCGCATCGACGCGCTCGCGGAGGCCGCCCGGACCGACGGCGTGGACGCCATCGACGTCGAGCTCGCGGCGCTGACCGGCGAGGGCGGCGACGGCGCGGAGGCGCTGGCGGCCGCGCGCTCGCAGGACACCGCGACCATCGTCTCCGTCCACGACTTCGAGGGGACGCCCGAGATGGCGGCGATGGCGGAGTCCCTCGGGGAGGCGTGCTCGCTGGGGGACGTCGGGAAGCTCGCAGTCACCGCCGAGGACCGCGGGGACGCCCTCGACCTGCTGCGCGTCACCCACGAGTTCAGCGCCGTAGACGCCCCCGTCGCGACGATGGCGATGGGGAAAGCGGGCCAACACACGCGCGCCGTCGCGCCGCTGTACGGCTCTCGCATCGGGTACGCGCCCGTCGACCCCGGGAACGCGACCGCGCCGGGACAGTACGACGCCGCGACTCTGCGCACGCTCGTCGAGAACCTCCAGTAG
- a CDS encoding transcription initiation factor IIB, translating to MTDARMRSREQERTDEEETTDGCPECGGLVVQDEEHGESVCADCGLVVEEEGIDRGPEWRAFDSKEKDEKSRVGAPTTNTMHDKGLSTNIDWRDKDAYGNSLSSNQRQKMQRLRKWNERFRTRDAKERNLKQALGEIDRMASALGLPDNVRETASVIYRRALEDDLLPGRSIEGVATSCVYAAARQAGVPRSLDEIADVSRVEKSEIARTYRYVVRELGLEVAPADPESYVPRFASSLKLSDEAAHRARELLKTAKDKGVHSGKSPVGLAAAAVYAAALLTNEKTTQAKVSEVADISEVTIRNRYHELLEAEDTIPV from the coding sequence ATGACAGATGCACGCATGCGCTCCCGAGAGCAGGAGCGCACGGACGAAGAAGAAACGACGGACGGCTGCCCCGAGTGCGGCGGTCTCGTCGTTCAGGACGAAGAGCACGGCGAGTCCGTCTGCGCGGACTGCGGCCTCGTCGTCGAGGAGGAAGGTATCGACCGCGGGCCGGAGTGGCGCGCGTTCGACTCCAAGGAGAAAGACGAGAAATCCCGCGTCGGCGCCCCCACCACGAACACGATGCACGACAAGGGGCTGTCGACGAACATCGACTGGCGGGACAAGGACGCGTACGGCAACTCGCTGTCCAGCAATCAGCGCCAGAAGATGCAGCGCCTCCGCAAGTGGAACGAGCGCTTCCGCACGCGCGACGCCAAGGAGCGCAACCTCAAGCAGGCGCTCGGCGAGATCGACCGCATGGCCTCCGCGCTCGGCCTGCCGGACAACGTCCGGGAGACCGCCTCGGTCATCTACCGCCGCGCGCTCGAAGACGACCTGCTGCCGGGTCGTAGCATCGAGGGCGTCGCGACCTCCTGCGTGTACGCCGCCGCCCGGCAGGCCGGCGTCCCGCGCAGCCTCGACGAGATCGCGGACGTCTCCCGCGTCGAGAAGTCCGAGATCGCGCGCACGTACCGCTACGTCGTCCGCGAGCTCGGCCTCGAGGTCGCACCCGCCGACCCCGAGAGCTACGTGCCGCGGTTCGCGTCCTCCCTGAAGCTCTCCGACGAGGCGGCCCACCGCGCCCGCGAGCTCCTGAAGACCGCGAAGGACAAGGGCGTCCACTCCGGGAAGAGTCCCGTGGGACTTGCGGCCGCCGCGGTGTACGCCGCCGCGCTCCTGACCAACGAGAAGACCACGCAGGCGAAGGTCTCCGAGGTCGCGGACATCTCCGAGGTCACTATCCGGAACCGCTACCACGAGCTGCTGGAAGCCGAAGACACGATTCCGGTCTGA
- a CDS encoding cobalamin-binding protein: MRAVSLAPSATATVAALGGSDRLVGVTTHCEDADAPVVGGWLNPDFERVAALDPDVILTSDALQREVRDDLRERGFDVHHVEPTTLDDVLASFAEIGDAVGRPDAGADLEAESRERVRRIREVAPEDGPVVYCEEWSDPPMAAGNWVPDVVEAAGGRYPFVDAGERSREVDASAVEAADPDHAVVHVCGKGDGVDPDFAGRGWEFDADVHVLDDSLLNQPSPRLLDGLERLAARIHGD, encoded by the coding sequence ATGCGCGCCGTCTCGCTCGCGCCGAGCGCCACCGCCACCGTCGCTGCCCTCGGCGGCAGCGACCGCCTCGTCGGCGTCACCACGCACTGCGAAGACGCGGACGCCCCGGTGGTCGGCGGCTGGCTGAACCCGGACTTCGAGCGCGTGGCGGCCCTCGACCCGGACGTGATTCTCACCAGCGACGCGCTCCAGCGGGAGGTCCGCGACGACCTCCGCGAGCGCGGGTTCGACGTCCACCACGTCGAGCCGACGACGCTCGACGACGTGCTCGCCTCCTTCGCAGAAATCGGCGACGCCGTCGGCCGCCCCGACGCGGGCGCCGACCTGGAGGCAGAGAGCCGCGAGCGCGTCAGAAGGATTCGAGAAGTCGCACCCGAGGACGGCCCCGTCGTCTACTGCGAGGAGTGGTCTGACCCGCCGATGGCTGCGGGCAACTGGGTGCCCGACGTGGTGGAAGCCGCGGGCGGGCGCTACCCGTTCGTGGACGCCGGCGAGCGCTCCCGGGAGGTCGACGCGAGCGCGGTCGAGGCTGCGGACCCGGACCACGCCGTCGTCCACGTCTGCGGGAAGGGCGACGGCGTCGACCCGGACTTCGCGGGCCGCGGCTGGGAGTTCGACGCCGACGTCCACGTACTCGACGATAGCCTCCTCAACCAGCCGAGCCCGCGCCTGCTCGACGGCCTCGAACGCCTCGCCGCGAGAATCCACGGCGACTAA